The DNA window AACGCGAGTTCCACCGCATCCATCCAGCCGAGCTCACCCGTTTGATTAAATTTTACTACCTTCTGGTGGATAACTGCCGCGGCGTGGATGATGTCGACCGCTTTGAAAACCCAGAAGAGCACTCCGCACGAACCCGAGACGCCGCTCGTGAGAATAATCTGCGAGACAATACCTTGCACGAAGCCGTACGTATAGGCCCAACTGCTGGTGAGGGAGCTGGTGTCGATGTTCAGCGATGTGGCGACGGCGCTCAAGGCCCCGCTGGTGAGCCCGTCGGCCACGCCGTAGAGATAGGAAGCCACCTCCTTGACGACGTCGATGTTTTGGAGAATCAGACGCCAGTTCTGGGAGAGGTACTCGAGGTTGATGAAGTCGAAGAACTTGGCGTTGGCGTAGCGCTGCGGTTCGACATCTACAAAATCGAGCAGATTCTTCGAGGCCATGACCATGTTGAACTGGGCCTGCGCGGCGACCAGACTGGCCAGGCCGTCGACCTGTGCGTTGCGGACCCGGGCCTGATGGGCGACTTCGGACTGCAGGGCGGAGACCCGATCCAGCAGGACGGAATCGGCCAACTGCCGGACGGTGGCCAGGCGGGCAGCGAAGATTTCCTTCTGCACCGGGGCGACGGCGGCCAGGCGCTCGGTTTCGAACTTCAGCTGGTCGGCCCGCTGGGCCTTGCCCAGCTCGGTGATGGCGGCGACCGTCGCCAACGCCTGGGCCAGGACGGCGGCGACGGCCGCCTTGTCGAGTGCCAACTGATCGTCGGCCGCGTTGTCGGCCCGAGTCTTCTCCTGATCGGCGACCGCCTCGCCGAGGGTCTGGGAGGCTTCGCCGACCGTTTCTTCCTAGTCGCCGATCGCGACTTCGTCGGCGTCGAAGCGATCATCGCCCGCCTGTTTGGCAGAGGCATGCCGCCAGCCGTGCGAAAGTTTTCGCATCAACGGCGGTTACGAGAAAAAGTCATCCCATGATCGCTGGCAATTGATCGCACTGGACAAAATTGACTCGCTCGAGTTGGGAGCCAAAGTTTGGGTGGCACCTTATACTCCCAAACTACTCGAATACAGCATTTTCCATCAATGTATTGCCCAGAGTTTCGGGAGCTATTTTACTATCAATGAATCTTGACGATGCTAGTGATCCGTTTCCAAACTTACATTGCTCAAAGCTGCAGTTTTCAAAAAGACATTGTATCAATGTGGCCTTGCGGAAATTGGTCTGATGAAACCTGCAGCGAACGAACCGACACTGAACACCCATGCAACCCGTCAGGTTGGATTTTGTGAAATCACATTCCGTGAATGACCCTCGCACCATTGCGCCAGCAAGAGTAGCAGTGGAAAAGTCACAAGTGTAAAAAGCGTTTCCGAGATTCGTCGTAAAGCTTCCCTTAACGAGTTTACACTGACGTAACGAGCACTCAATAAACTGCCCGAACCCCTCCAGTGTTGCAGCCGACATGTCGACATATTCCAGCGACGCTTCGCGTAGCATAGCGGAAACAGGAAGCCCGCGAAGGTCTTCGTTTTGTTCCGCCGTCCTTGTAAAAGGAGCGTCTCCTTTTCCGTGAATAAATGCGATCGCGTTGCTGCAAGTCTTCGGATCGCTCCAGCGATCTCTCAGCATTTTGATTTCGGAGGCTTTCATAGTTTTGTCAATATAAAATGTTGATTAAATGTAATATGTCTGGACCATCATACTTGATGATCTTTCCTGCTTGGCCAGGCGTAGTAATGTCTATTATTCCTAGTTTGCCATTTGCTAAGCGCACCTGATAGTCGGGGCGAAGCAGTTTGCCGGACCCAGGTGTGCTCAGCAAGTGCTTGCGGTTAAAAACGACACCAGCTTTAGTCAGGAATCGATTGTTCAATAGTCGGGTATCCGCGATTTGCTGGATCGCATTCCCCTTTGCAACTCGTTCAAACCAGCCCCCACTGCCCTTGACATTTTGATATATTTTCCCCCAAGCGGTGCCGCCAGTTCCGCCTGCCTTTAACGCCTTTTTAGCTTGACTTACTGCATCTCGTATTTCGTTCGCAATTCGATTCATATGCTTGTCGGTGGAGTGCACTCCCTTTAAACTCGATACACAAGTGTTATGCACTAAAAACGGCGACGATTCACTACGTTGTTCCCCTGCAAAATATGTATGGCTGTCCGCAACCGTGAGGTTGTAGACCGCGACGCCTTCGGGGTGCGGTTCGTACTCCGTTCGTCGGACGGTCGCGGCTTGCCGCTGATGGTCGAGAACCGTGTCGCCGACTTGCAGTTCGCCGGCATTGACCCAGCCGGAATGAGGGGTGAAGAAGGGATGTTCGTTGGTGGTTTCCAGGGTCTGAAGTTCGCCGTCGGCGGTTTCGATTTCGAGGATGCGGAGGTGGTCGCTGACGCGGTCAAAGGCGTCGGTGACCGGCTTGACTTGGTTTTCGCCGGTCTCTTCGTTGAAGCTGACGACCGTGTCGCCGACTTCGATGTCTTCAATATTTCTGGTGGTGTAAACGGTCTGGGAAGTAACCGTCGGCGCCGGTTTGTCGCGGTTGGCGGTCCAGGCCCAGGCGCTGCCGAAAAGCAGCGTCAGCAGCAGACTGGCCAGGATGCCGCCGCTCAGCCAGGACGAGGACTTCTGGGAAGTCGATGAGTTTGTCTCCGTGGTGTGAGAATCGTCTGTCACCGGGGAGTCGTCAGGGGCGGAAGCCGCGGCGATTTCTCTCTCGGCAAGAGAGAAAAACCGCCGGAGCGCGGGCGTTGTTGATGGCGGCGGTGTCGACGATAAAGGTGCGTGCGTCGCCTGGCACAGCGCGTCGTCCATGAAGTCTTCCCAGTCGGCTGGCAAGCCGGCGAGTTGCGGCGCGGGGG is part of the Lignipirellula cremea genome and encodes:
- a CDS encoding pentapeptide repeat-containing protein, with protein sequence MKASEIKMLRDRWSDPKTCSNAIAFIHGKGDAPFTRTAEQNEDLRGLPVSAMLREASLEYVDMSAATLEGFGQFIECSLRQCKLVKGSFTTNLGNAFYTCDFSTATLAGAMVRGSFTECDFTKSNLTGCMGVQCRFVRCRFHQTNFRKATLIQCLFENCSFEQCKFGNGSLASSRFIDSKIAPETLGNTLMENAVFE
- a CDS encoding polymorphic toxin-type HINT domain-containing protein is translated as MVAAQAQFNTVMASKNLLDFVDVEPQRYANAKFFDFINLEYLSQNWRLILQNIDVVREVASYLYGVADGLTSGALSAVATSLNIDTSSLTSSWAYTYGFVQGIVSQIILTSGVSGSCGVLFWVFKAVDIIHAAAVIHQKVEKFNQTGELGWMDAVELAFVTMAVLRMPQCFIAGTQVLVADHVLEVAAETTEDLLALLLPSLTIAAGAATLAGVGLAIHRRKTQQDGLPPGGPPRKSTTRNLLENGAQLMDDLVDDVLYGFGASPAPQLAGLPADWEDFMDDALCQATHAPLSSTPPPSTTPALRRFFSLAEREIAAASAPDDSPVTDDSHTTETNSSTSQKSSSWLSGGILASLLLTLLFGSAWAWTANRDKPAPTVTSQTVYTTRNIEDIEVGDTVVSFNEETGENQVKPVTDAFDRVSDHLRILEIETADGELQTLETTNEHPFFTPHSGWVNAGELQVGDTVLDHQRQAATVRRTEYEPHPEGVAVYNLTVADSHTYFAGEQRSESSPFLVHNTCVSSLKGVHSTDKHMNRIANEIRDAVSQAKKALKAGGTGGTAWGKIYQNVKGSGGWFERVAKGNAIQQIADTRLLNNRFLTKAGVVFNRKHLLSTPGSGKLLRPDYQVRLANGKLGIIDITTPGQAGKIIKYDGPDILHLINILY